A section of the Methanoregula formicica SMSP genome encodes:
- a CDS encoding DUF473 domain-containing protein, which produces MKCAALTSISPDIIKELKSGRPRTIELQSTHNIVTVAEVEPGPDTHIFMTSTDVEDLSPGDAGICVFVLSTSLSMKRVVEFSQGGTMYEERERVSARVQVKFCATSVIKGVYRDGLMKPTKVEVLKSSCYHAG; this is translated from the coding sequence ATGAAGTGCGCTGCATTAACCAGTATCTCCCCCGACATCATCAAAGAACTGAAGTCGGGGAGGCCGCGGACGATCGAGCTCCAGAGCACACACAACATCGTCACGGTTGCCGAGGTCGAGCCCGGCCCTGACACCCACATCTTCATGACCTCGACCGATGTCGAGGACCTCTCCCCGGGTGACGCGGGGATCTGCGTCTTTGTCCTCTCGACAAGCCTCTCCATGAAACGGGTCGTGGAGTTCTCGCAGGGGGGGACCATGTATGAGGAGCGGGAGCGCGTCTCTGCGAGGGTGCAGGTAAAGTTCTGCGCAACCTCGGTCATCAAAGGCGTGTACCGCGACGGGCTGATGAAGCCCACGAAGGTCGAAGTCCTCAAGTCCTCGTGCTACCATGCGGGGTGA
- a CDS encoding proteasome assembly chaperone family protein: MTADAPELGDRISKKLDSVHADLVTIASKKDLNIISQPLPENGAVLLGFPGSGLVGTIALQYLVDQLEFEQVGSMNSRYFPPLAMMNKGLINDPVRIYAKNTGDMNLAAIVADIPIAPPICYEIANGIMEWLETFKPKEVLTIAGIVTNEPEKRVFSVATTPQALERIQDITLVLPIGSISGIASSILTECKARKIPAIGLLGETVNAPDPRASASTIEVLNKMYNLALETQPLIEQAVEIEQSMGKLAEEVQQSAETSPKKDLPMYG, from the coding sequence ATGACGGCTGATGCTCCTGAGCTCGGAGACCGGATCTCAAAAAAGCTGGACAGTGTCCACGCGGATCTTGTCACAATCGCCTCCAAAAAAGATCTTAATATCATCTCGCAGCCACTTCCGGAGAACGGCGCTGTCCTGCTGGGCTTCCCAGGAAGTGGTCTAGTCGGGACCATTGCGCTCCAGTACCTGGTCGACCAGCTTGAGTTCGAGCAGGTCGGCTCCATGAACTCCCGCTATTTCCCGCCGCTCGCGATGATGAACAAGGGGCTCATCAACGACCCGGTCCGCATCTATGCCAAGAATACCGGCGACATGAACCTTGCCGCGATCGTTGCCGACATCCCCATCGCGCCCCCGATCTGCTACGAGATCGCAAACGGCATCATGGAATGGCTGGAGACGTTCAAGCCAAAAGAGGTCCTGACCATCGCCGGTATCGTGACAAACGAGCCGGAAAAGCGGGTTTTCTCGGTTGCAACCACGCCCCAGGCCCTTGAGCGGATCCAGGACATCACCCTCGTCCTGCCTATCGGGAGCATCTCGGGGATTGCATCAAGCATTCTCACCGAATGCAAGGCGCGGAAAATTCCGGCAATCGGGCTTTTGGGCGAGACCGTCAATGCACCCGACCCGCGGGCATCGGCCTCGACGATTGAAGTGCTCAATAAAATGTACAACCTCGCCCTGGAGACCCAGCCGCTGATCGAGCAGGCCGTGGAGATCGAGCAGAGCATGGGCAAGCTTGCCGAGGAAGTGCAGCAGTCCGCGGAGACGAGCCCGAAAAAAGACCTGCCGATGTATGGGTGA
- a CDS encoding DUF5611 family protein, whose translation MQEYPIKRGLTKDLETRAVSELKNCFGVAPEKTGKGYRIAFGALKRLDVIIGAGGKTVTIDTESDLSATDVVIIDTNKRFRKFLDAVTGFSTKERVKRAKSAAEG comes from the coding sequence ATGCAAGAGTATCCCATCAAGCGCGGGCTCACCAAGGATCTGGAGACGAGGGCCGTTTCAGAACTGAAGAACTGTTTTGGCGTTGCACCGGAAAAGACCGGCAAGGGCTACCGGATCGCGTTTGGCGCCCTGAAGCGGCTGGACGTGATCATCGGCGCCGGCGGCAAGACGGTGACCATCGACACCGAATCCGACCTGAGCGCAACCGATGTCGTCATTATCGATACCAACAAGCGGTTCCGGAAGTTCCTTGACGCGGTCACCGGGTTCTCCACCAAGGAACGGGTCAAGCGGGCCAAGAGCGCGGCTGAGGGATAG
- a CDS encoding zinc ribbon domain-containing protein, with protein MMREERAPETASTCPACNSPVNAGDRFCEKCGGKIPPLQPPAQAPVCRSCGTPLLPNARFCENCGDPVKKADVPAAPSPAGAPAAPPVSGEPVLPRGLIVTEEPVVTANFGVPEDSGPEHALEVAVKDGAGPVMDEEPEPEPVLKPKPVEELAEEWEEEPVQEPETEFEEESEEAPEEAPEEEPENEFTEEPAEELPGEQEEEPGHVKGEPGPAAVIPESRVGPVDELLLGLEPEEPTGPRPEKRPAGAAPTMPKKPAAATATAPRKPGSSKKTFLVIGLIAAVILIAIAIVALLPVLNGPGVSGTNAPAVQATPVATATPFVTPEPTSPPAPVVTEIQSPAPAVPVATPAATETPEQVDILPPQYTLHFEEFKDVVTGDVTVTVTGPSRNVVKDIEVTVFHPDGTTDSDHLLPSQGMTDVTVTGTRSAERVVVTVLFYSGERYKLIDRTVSFSRRS; from the coding sequence ATGATGCGCGAAGAACGGGCGCCTGAGACTGCGTCCACCTGTCCTGCCTGTAACTCCCCGGTCAATGCCGGCGACCGTTTCTGCGAGAAATGCGGCGGGAAGATCCCCCCACTCCAGCCCCCGGCCCAGGCACCGGTCTGCCGTTCCTGCGGAACGCCCCTCCTGCCCAATGCACGCTTCTGCGAGAATTGCGGCGACCCGGTGAAGAAGGCCGACGTCCCTGCCGCCCCCTCTCCTGCAGGCGCACCGGCAGCCCCGCCCGTTTCCGGGGAGCCGGTCCTCCCGCGGGGGCTAATCGTTACGGAAGAACCGGTCGTTACGGCCAATTTTGGAGTACCGGAGGATTCCGGACCGGAGCATGCCCTGGAAGTTGCGGTGAAGGATGGTGCAGGACCGGTCATGGATGAGGAACCCGAGCCGGAACCCGTTCTAAAACCCAAGCCGGTGGAGGAACTGGCAGAGGAATGGGAAGAAGAACCGGTACAGGAACCGGAAACAGAATTTGAAGAAGAATCGGAAGAAGCACCGGAAGAAGCACCGGAAGAAGAACCGGAAAACGAATTTACAGAAGAACCGGCAGAAGAACTTCCCGGTGAGCAAGAAGAAGAACCGGGACACGTAAAGGGGGAGCCCGGACCTGCCGCAGTCATTCCGGAATCCCGGGTCGGGCCGGTTGATGAACTCCTCCTCGGGCTTGAACCAGAGGAACCGACCGGCCCCAGACCAGAGAAACGTCCTGCCGGCGCTGCACCGACAATGCCGAAAAAACCAGCCGCGGCCACGGCAACAGCGCCACGAAAGCCCGGCTCTTCGAAAAAGACGTTCCTGGTCATCGGGCTCATTGCGGCAGTCATCCTGATTGCCATCGCGATTGTTGCCCTTCTGCCGGTGCTGAACGGTCCCGGTGTGTCAGGGACGAATGCACCCGCCGTGCAGGCAACGCCGGTTGCCACCGCAACACCGTTTGTCACCCCTGAGCCAACGTCTCCCCCTGCACCCGTCGTAACGGAGATTCAATCTCCCGCCCCGGCAGTTCCCGTTGCAACTCCCGCAGCCACTGAAACACCGGAGCAGGTCGATATCCTGCCCCCCCAGTACACGCTTCACTTTGAAGAGTTCAAAGACGTTGTGACCGGGGATGTGACAGTAACTGTCACCGGCCCGTCGCGGAACGTTGTAAAAGATATTGAAGTGACGGTATTCCACCCGGACGGGACAACCGATTCCGACCATCTCCTCCCGTCACAGGGGATGACCGATGTCACCGTAACCGGGACGCGGAGTGCCGAACGGGTCGTGGTGACGGTCCTCTTCTACTCAGGCGAGCGGTACAAGCTGATCGACCGGACCGTCTCCTTCTCACGGCGGTCCTGA
- a CDS encoding WD40 repeat domain-containing protein, with protein sequence MTTGTRILVLSTLFILATSLVGNAAAMSIGIDWKQTPYLPESVFSGVTMTPDASMVSAGGSQILVRNWNGSMRWGGQPGFITSMSSEGDWVVTSDGITATLYNRSGQEMWSRSMGGAVRAVAVAPKAAFVVTTDEKGNWITWNRNGELLHRNKTEVAKRLAIAPAGNLIVTATENGLRYYSSTLTPLWTDPREGSLDEYIIISTDGSTILTYGGRRLSSHTPEGELNWQVDVSTAAINDVACSQDGSFIVVGSQDNAVRGLDRYGKIHWTFKTAQWPNAVGTSANGVVVAAGVNDGAVIILDHHGKEQTKKQFDLRIQPRTLAMSRDGTKVVVADQRYLYGLSLHDDSASETPDETIFVAAPLNPVPKTTEPTTLPTTMIPEVTMPEEARPTPTTTKASPSGAWALLPAATGALWLAMRGRN encoded by the coding sequence ATGACCACGGGCACTCGGATACTCGTCCTCTCAACCCTATTCATTCTCGCGACAAGCCTTGTCGGCAATGCGGCAGCCATGAGCATCGGGATCGACTGGAAACAGACCCCCTACCTTCCCGAAAGTGTCTTCTCCGGCGTCACGATGACTCCTGACGCATCCATGGTATCTGCCGGGGGAAGCCAGATCCTGGTACGGAACTGGAACGGGAGCATGCGCTGGGGAGGCCAGCCCGGGTTCATCACTTCCATGAGCTCCGAAGGGGACTGGGTGGTCACAAGCGATGGTATCACTGCAACCCTCTATAACCGGTCCGGCCAGGAGATGTGGTCGCGGAGCATGGGCGGGGCAGTCCGCGCAGTGGCAGTGGCCCCAAAAGCTGCGTTCGTTGTCACGACCGACGAGAAGGGGAACTGGATCACCTGGAACCGGAACGGGGAACTCTTACACCGGAACAAGACCGAGGTCGCAAAACGATTAGCCATTGCACCTGCCGGCAACCTGATTGTTACCGCGACCGAGAACGGCCTGCGGTACTACTCCTCCACGCTCACGCCCCTGTGGACCGACCCGCGTGAGGGAAGCCTTGACGAGTACATTATCATTTCAACAGACGGCTCAACCATCCTCACGTACGGTGGCCGACGTCTCTCCTCGCATACGCCCGAAGGGGAGCTCAACTGGCAGGTGGACGTATCCACTGCTGCTATCAACGATGTTGCGTGCAGCCAGGACGGTTCGTTCATCGTAGTCGGCAGCCAGGACAACGCAGTGCGGGGGCTTGACCGGTACGGGAAGATTCACTGGACCTTCAAGACCGCCCAGTGGCCCAACGCGGTAGGAACCTCAGCAAACGGAGTGGTAGTTGCCGCGGGTGTGAATGACGGGGCCGTCATCATCCTCGACCATCACGGCAAAGAGCAGACAAAAAAGCAGTTCGACCTCCGCATCCAGCCGCGGACACTGGCCATGAGCCGCGACGGGACAAAAGTTGTTGTTGCCGATCAGCGCTACCTGTACGGCCTCTCCCTGCACGATGACAGTGCGTCCGAGACCCCTGATGAGACGATCTTTGTCGCCGCCCCGCTCAATCCGGTTCCCAAGACAACAGAGCCGACAACACTACCTACGACCATGATACCGGAAGTCACGATGCCGGAAGAAGCACGACCGACCCCGACGACAACAAAGGCGTCCCCGTCCGGTGCATGGGCGCTCCTCCCGGCAGCCACGGGAGCACTCTGGCTTGCCATGCGGGGCCGCAACTGA
- the leuS gene encoding leucine--tRNA ligase, with protein sequence MSQFNLSAFEEEAHEMWTHAFESNPSDLEKYYLNVAFPYPSGAMHVGHGRTYIVPDVVARFWRMRQKQVLFPMAFHVTGAPVVGISKRIANKDEKTIRLYRDLYRVPQNILDKFTDPLTIVRHFADEYQRVMTSCGLSIDWRRRFITVDPTYSKFIEWQWKHLYDAGHVIKGAHPVRYCTVDENPVGDHDLLEGDKAEVIKFTLVMFRFGDAFIPCATLRPETIHGVTNLWANPDVTYAKIRLDGKPWIVSKEAAEKLALQDHTVEVTGEIRGSDLVGKKVSHPLCGEVPILPAPFVDPDMASGMVMSVPAHAPFDYIALRDLQQKGQYMEIKPIPLIRVEGYGEIPAQYAVEKAGIQNQMDSRMDALTQEIYSAEFSKGKLFDKYGGKPVRVAREEVAELMQQKYDSVVMYEFDQRPVVCRCGNRVRVKILHDQWFLKYGDPAWKQEVQDHLDTMALVPTEVRTEFDRTIWWLKDWACTRRVGLGTKFPWDPAQLIEPLSDSTVYMAYYTIAHKIREIEPKLLTPEVFDYIFLGKESEDLPEKKKLDAMRKEFLYWYPYDFRFSAKDLISNHLTFQLFHHCTVFAGQKDKLPKGMVVFGMGLLNGAKMSSSKGNVFLLEDAVKEFGGDTVRMFLMGSAEPWQDFDWRNELVLSTKKQIERFYNTVMEIKDAAGEPHDIDRWLKSRLQMHIAKTTEALENFQTRQALQEAYFGIETDLKWYRRRLPKDCDGSRELHDLCSVWVRLLAPFIPFTGEHLWKELAGEGLISFAPWPVADAKLVSPKIELAEELLARTVEDIESIVKLIQLQPKAITIALAPEWKHQIFRTIAKAEDKNTVIKEIMKDESMRKRGKETTDTTKQCTTLIHRLPPHVVAPLVQDPINEKAVFDAAKGFLEHEFGVPVHVVMAEEAGHVKALTALPFKPAIIIE encoded by the coding sequence GTGAGCCAGTTCAATCTTTCCGCCTTTGAAGAAGAGGCACACGAGATGTGGACCCATGCCTTTGAGTCCAACCCGTCAGATCTGGAAAAGTATTACCTGAACGTAGCCTTCCCGTACCCGAGCGGGGCCATGCACGTGGGGCACGGCCGGACATACATTGTGCCGGACGTTGTCGCACGCTTCTGGCGCATGCGGCAAAAGCAGGTGCTCTTCCCGATGGCCTTCCACGTCACGGGAGCGCCCGTGGTGGGCATCTCCAAACGGATCGCAAACAAGGATGAGAAGACCATCCGGCTGTACCGCGACCTGTACCGCGTGCCGCAGAACATCCTCGACAAGTTCACCGACCCCTTAACCATCGTCAGGCACTTCGCGGACGAGTACCAGCGGGTCATGACTTCCTGCGGCCTCTCGATCGACTGGCGGCGCCGGTTCATCACGGTGGATCCGACGTACTCGAAGTTTATCGAGTGGCAGTGGAAGCACCTGTACGATGCAGGCCATGTCATCAAGGGCGCCCACCCGGTCCGGTACTGTACCGTTGACGAGAACCCGGTTGGCGATCACGATCTCCTGGAAGGCGACAAGGCCGAAGTGATCAAGTTCACGCTCGTCATGTTCCGGTTCGGCGATGCGTTCATTCCCTGCGCAACCCTCCGGCCCGAGACCATCCACGGCGTCACGAACCTCTGGGCCAACCCTGACGTCACGTACGCGAAGATCAGGCTCGACGGAAAGCCATGGATCGTCTCGAAAGAGGCAGCCGAGAAACTTGCCCTCCAGGACCACACGGTCGAAGTCACAGGCGAGATCAGGGGAAGCGATCTCGTTGGCAAAAAGGTCAGCCACCCGCTCTGCGGCGAGGTCCCGATCCTGCCGGCGCCGTTCGTTGACCCCGACATGGCATCCGGCATGGTGATGAGCGTCCCCGCCCACGCACCGTTCGATTACATCGCCCTCCGCGACCTCCAGCAGAAGGGGCAGTACATGGAGATCAAACCCATTCCGCTCATCAGGGTCGAAGGCTACGGGGAAATCCCGGCGCAGTACGCGGTCGAGAAGGCCGGTATACAGAATCAGATGGACAGCCGGATGGACGCGCTCACGCAGGAGATCTACTCCGCCGAATTTTCCAAGGGAAAACTCTTCGATAAGTACGGCGGCAAGCCCGTGCGGGTTGCCCGCGAGGAAGTTGCCGAACTGATGCAGCAGAAGTACGACTCGGTCGTGATGTACGAGTTCGACCAGCGACCGGTTGTCTGCCGGTGCGGCAACCGCGTCCGTGTAAAGATCCTCCACGACCAGTGGTTCTTAAAGTACGGCGACCCGGCATGGAAGCAGGAGGTCCAGGACCACCTCGACACCATGGCACTCGTGCCCACCGAGGTGCGGACCGAGTTCGACCGCACCATCTGGTGGCTCAAGGACTGGGCCTGCACCCGCCGTGTCGGCCTTGGCACAAAGTTCCCTTGGGACCCCGCCCAGCTCATCGAACCGCTCTCGGACTCGACCGTGTACATGGCGTATTATACGATCGCCCACAAGATCCGCGAGATCGAGCCAAAGCTCCTCACCCCCGAGGTCTTCGACTACATCTTCCTCGGGAAAGAATCCGAAGATTTGCCCGAGAAGAAGAAGCTCGACGCGATGCGAAAGGAATTCCTGTACTGGTACCCCTACGACTTCCGGTTCTCGGCAAAGGACCTCATCTCCAACCACCTCACCTTCCAGCTCTTCCACCACTGCACGGTCTTTGCCGGGCAGAAGGACAAGCTGCCAAAGGGCATGGTCGTCTTCGGCATGGGCCTGTTGAACGGCGCCAAGATGTCAAGCTCCAAGGGCAATGTCTTCCTCCTGGAAGACGCCGTCAAGGAGTTTGGCGGCGACACCGTCCGGATGTTTTTGATGGGCAGCGCCGAGCCGTGGCAGGACTTTGACTGGAGAAACGAACTCGTGCTCTCGACAAAGAAGCAGATCGAGCGGTTCTACAACACCGTCATGGAGATCAAGGACGCTGCCGGTGAGCCGCACGATATCGACCGGTGGCTGAAAAGCCGTCTCCAGATGCACATCGCAAAGACCACGGAAGCGCTCGAGAACTTCCAGACCCGGCAGGCCCTGCAGGAAGCATACTTCGGGATTGAGACCGACCTCAAGTGGTACCGCCGGCGCCTCCCGAAAGACTGCGATGGCAGTCGCGAGCTCCACGATCTCTGCTCGGTCTGGGTCCGGCTCCTTGCGCCGTTCATCCCGTTCACGGGCGAGCACCTCTGGAAAGAACTCGCGGGCGAGGGGCTCATCTCGTTTGCCCCGTGGCCGGTGGCAGATGCAAAGCTCGTGAGCCCGAAGATCGAGCTTGCCGAGGAACTCCTGGCCCGGACGGTCGAGGACATCGAGTCTATCGTGAAGCTGATCCAGCTGCAGCCCAAGGCGATCACGATCGCCCTTGCCCCCGAATGGAAGCACCAGATCTTCAGAACGATCGCAAAGGCCGAAGACAAGAACACCGTGATCAAGGAGATCATGAAGGACGAGTCCATGCGGAAACGCGGCAAGGAGACCACCGATACAACCAAGCAGTGCACCACTCTCATCCACCGCCTGCCCCCGCACGTTGTCGCACCGCTCGTGCAGGACCCGATCAACGAAAAGGCTGTCTTCGATGCGGCAAAGGGATTCCTCGAACATGAGTTCGGTGTGCCGGTCCACGTTGTCATGGCAGAAGAGGCCGGCCATGTCAAGGCACTCACGGCGCTGCCGTTCAAGCCGGCGATCATCATCGAATAA
- a CDS encoding PINc/VapC family ATPase, whose product MILVPDTSVLIDGRITSMIQAGEYKGATIIVPEAVVAELEAQANNGREIGFSGLGELQSLCKLAEEKTIELKFSGVRPSLEQVKLASGGEIDAMIRNIAIENKARFITSDNVQAEVARAKGLDVIYLKPQVTDFVPLAIDQFFDEHTIAVFLKERISPMAKKGSINDMKLVKIREAPTSEYELRMLAQEILERAKRDPDGFIEIEKRGITVVQIGSMRIAIARRPFSDGMEITAVRPIVDVTLKDYTKSDIITKRITNEKRGMLIIGAPGGGKTTLAQSLATYLSDSGFVVKTMEAPRELQVPDQITQYTMLDGSMQATADILMLVRPDFVIFDELRNTEDFATYADMRLAGLGMIGVIHANGVQDAVQRFSNRVDFSVLSQIVNTIVFVKQGVITRVYDVGFTIKVPEGMGDEVHIRPVTTVTDHETGELVLDIFRYDGETIVMPVMAGRNAPAAKPAPAPVQFAAQPVAPAPVAKPAPAPEPARKESDDRPGWKLSEKEIQREIGRYTDGFVDVQMMSDTKAVVYIDDKDVPAAIGKGGKNVSAIVNKLGIGIDIKPRSEFERQQVQAQKSEEEYNLGGGIKIQTDKKQLTIIAPSESGKIVDVFAGKEYLFTATVNEQGEIHLAKNSSIAQEMLRRHTNNEVIKLRPV is encoded by the coding sequence ATGATTTTAGTACCAGATACGAGCGTCCTTATCGACGGGCGCATCACTTCGATGATACAGGCCGGTGAATACAAGGGTGCAACAATAATCGTGCCGGAAGCCGTGGTGGCGGAACTCGAGGCCCAGGCAAACAACGGGCGCGAGATCGGGTTCTCGGGGCTCGGCGAGCTCCAGTCGCTCTGCAAACTGGCAGAAGAGAAAACGATTGAACTGAAATTCTCCGGTGTACGGCCTTCGCTCGAGCAGGTGAAGCTTGCAAGCGGTGGCGAGATCGACGCGATGATCCGGAACATCGCGATTGAGAACAAGGCGCGGTTCATCACGAGCGACAATGTCCAGGCCGAGGTTGCCCGGGCCAAGGGGCTCGACGTCATCTACTTAAAACCGCAGGTGACGGACTTCGTCCCGCTTGCCATCGACCAGTTCTTTGACGAGCACACCATCGCGGTGTTCTTAAAAGAGCGGATCAGCCCGATGGCCAAGAAGGGCTCCATCAACGACATGAAACTCGTGAAGATCCGCGAGGCACCGACAAGCGAGTACGAGCTCCGCATGCTCGCGCAGGAGATCCTGGAGCGGGCCAAGCGCGACCCGGACGGCTTCATCGAGATCGAGAAGCGGGGCATCACGGTTGTGCAGATCGGCTCCATGCGGATCGCGATTGCACGGCGGCCCTTCTCGGACGGCATGGAGATAACCGCAGTCCGCCCGATCGTTGACGTGACCCTGAAAGACTACACCAAGTCCGACATCATCACGAAAAGGATCACGAACGAGAAGCGGGGCATGCTCATCATCGGCGCTCCGGGTGGCGGCAAGACCACACTCGCCCAGAGCCTTGCGACCTATCTCTCTGACAGTGGCTTTGTCGTCAAAACCATGGAAGCCCCCCGCGAACTCCAGGTGCCCGACCAGATCACGCAGTACACGATGCTCGACGGCTCCATGCAGGCAACGGCCGACATCCTGATGCTGGTCCGGCCCGACTTCGTCATCTTCGACGAGCTCCGGAACACCGAGGACTTTGCAACCTACGCGGACATGCGTCTTGCGGGCCTCGGCATGATCGGGGTCATCCACGCAAACGGCGTGCAGGACGCGGTCCAGCGCTTCAGTAACCGCGTGGACTTCTCGGTCCTCTCGCAGATCGTCAACACGATCGTATTCGTAAAACAGGGTGTCATTACGCGGGTCTACGATGTCGGGTTCACCATCAAGGTCCCCGAGGGCATGGGAGACGAGGTGCATATCCGGCCCGTGACCACGGTCACTGACCACGAGACGGGCGAACTCGTGCTCGACATCTTCCGGTACGATGGCGAGACCATCGTGATGCCGGTGATGGCGGGACGGAACGCCCCTGCTGCAAAGCCCGCACCGGCACCGGTCCAGTTCGCGGCCCAGCCGGTCGCTCCGGCTCCCGTTGCAAAACCGGCCCCCGCTCCCGAACCCGCACGGAAGGAAAGCGACGACCGGCCCGGCTGGAAACTCTCCGAGAAGGAGATCCAGCGCGAGATCGGGCGTTACACCGATGGCTTTGTGGACGTCCAGATGATGAGCGACACAAAAGCCGTTGTGTATATCGATGACAAGGACGTGCCTGCTGCCATCGGCAAGGGCGGAAAGAACGTCTCGGCCATCGTGAACAAGCTCGGCATCGGGATCGACATCAAGCCCCGGTCCGAGTTCGAACGCCAGCAGGTGCAGGCACAAAAGAGCGAGGAGGAGTACAACCTCGGAGGTGGGATAAAGATCCAGACCGACAAGAAGCAGCTCACGATCATTGCCCCGTCCGAGAGCGGCAAGATCGTGGACGTCTTTGCCGGGAAAGAGTACCTCTTCACCGCCACCGTCAACGAGCAGGGCGAGATCCACCTTGCCAAGAATTCAAGCATTGCGCAGGAGATGCTCCGGCGCCACACGAACAACGAAGTCATCAAGCTGAGACCGGTATAA